Proteins from a genomic interval of Aureimonas sp. AU20:
- a CDS encoding glycosyltransferase, whose amino-acid sequence MTDALTERASAPARRFAPRIAVVIPVYKHSALLAEAIESVLAQTAPFDIATIVVDDGCPFPETAEVARAYAMAHANVFYLRKPNGGLSSARNAGIDYALRHFPGFEAIYLLDADNRVTPNALEVLLAFLQSRPDIDWVYPNIDKFGISWSGNYTTEYSRLLHLTFDNICEAGSLVSRRMIDAGVRFDETMRSGFEDWDFWLQAMGRGFKGANHPHFGFEYRQRAESMLRDSNRTRESILSYIRQKHKALFQPDTLIACEHAEAPRYASIGIGTYVVRAFTDPDVAHESYELGEFVRRFWAARNEPDTYGAPPFLLWMTDAQRRALSRMKLLHNVLWLGERLSERFNFVAIRFRSAPSRMEMEVRPVSATEPLEAKLSGWMTTHRILSACVDDKSDDWVRTLRQPHPGPSVVELVITAPFTPREMQGAVLSPTNALLATLGALRDSGFRAARGQKWIWRESYLPDRSRYHELLRRALGTEAVMPRLPAPERPLRVGMLLPIASFGGVEKVAFALSRVLKAAGCEVHLFILGKPVYELHRENEGLFTSVNFLASDYPIWGGAHVYSGHELLMEGDEAAIAPTLMGLLTGLDVIVNNQVASVNSVLGSLRRSGVKVLNYLHVLDRTQHGRDAGHPYLALAFEHVYDALLTCSEDMVDWLHAMGVPRAKLLHVPNAPSYELAEADRLAVLTDRPTRPAGPLRALFIGRFDAQKGVERLHGCAGELVRRGVPVDWRVVGRDVLDEGAGQSWQARFAEIGIATIPPLYDPRDLTRAFGWADVVVMPSRWEGAPLTILEAQRVGCVPLSTAVGAVGELVSDGQDGLLVRAEGEGAVALAFADALARLAGDRAELARLRDGAAARAAETRWERSAEGVLKLLDGWFPKRLANLPKGAPRLIQVRAKPTVVAKPARLAPPRPAPLVAPPVV is encoded by the coding sequence ATGACCGACGCTCTGACCGAACGGGCCTCCGCGCCCGCCCGCCGCTTCGCGCCGCGCATCGCCGTGGTGATCCCCGTCTACAAGCATTCCGCGCTTCTGGCCGAGGCGATCGAATCCGTTCTCGCTCAGACCGCGCCCTTCGACATCGCGACCATTGTCGTGGACGACGGTTGCCCCTTTCCCGAGACGGCGGAGGTCGCGCGCGCCTATGCCATGGCGCACGCCAACGTCTTCTATCTCCGGAAGCCCAATGGCGGCCTGTCCTCGGCCCGCAATGCCGGCATCGACTATGCGCTGCGCCACTTTCCCGGCTTCGAGGCGATCTATCTGCTCGACGCCGACAACCGCGTCACGCCCAACGCGCTGGAGGTGCTGCTCGCCTTTCTCCAGTCTCGGCCGGACATCGACTGGGTCTATCCCAATATCGACAAGTTCGGCATCAGCTGGAGCGGCAACTACACGACCGAATACTCCCGCCTCCTGCACCTGACCTTCGACAATATCTGCGAGGCCGGCAGTCTCGTGTCGCGGCGGATGATCGATGCCGGCGTGCGCTTCGACGAGACGATGCGCTCGGGCTTCGAGGACTGGGACTTCTGGCTGCAGGCCATGGGGCGCGGCTTCAAAGGCGCCAATCACCCCCATTTCGGCTTCGAATATCGCCAGCGCGCCGAGAGCATGCTGCGCGACAGCAACCGGACGCGCGAAAGCATTCTCTCGTACATCCGCCAGAAGCATAAGGCGCTGTTCCAGCCCGATACACTGATCGCCTGCGAACATGCCGAGGCGCCGCGCTATGCCTCGATCGGCATCGGCACCTATGTCGTGCGCGCCTTCACCGACCCGGACGTGGCCCATGAATCCTACGAGCTCGGCGAGTTCGTGCGCCGCTTCTGGGCCGCGCGCAACGAGCCCGACACCTATGGCGCGCCGCCTTTCCTTCTCTGGATGACCGACGCGCAGCGGCGCGCCCTGTCGCGCATGAAGCTCCTGCACAATGTGCTCTGGCTGGGCGAGCGCCTGTCGGAGCGGTTCAACTTCGTCGCCATCCGCTTTCGCTCCGCGCCCTCGCGCATGGAGATGGAGGTGCGCCCGGTTTCGGCCACCGAGCCGCTGGAGGCCAAGCTGTCGGGCTGGATGACGACCCATCGCATCCTTTCGGCCTGCGTGGACGACAAGAGCGACGACTGGGTCCGCACGCTGCGCCAGCCCCATCCCGGCCCGAGCGTCGTGGAACTCGTCATCACCGCGCCCTTCACCCCGCGCGAGATGCAAGGGGCCGTGCTCTCTCCCACCAACGCGCTTCTGGCGACGCTCGGCGCCTTGCGCGATTCCGGCTTCCGCGCCGCGCGCGGCCAGAAATGGATCTGGCGCGAAAGCTATCTGCCGGACCGCTCGCGCTATCACGAACTGCTGCGCCGCGCGCTCGGCACCGAGGCGGTGATGCCGCGCCTGCCCGCGCCCGAGCGCCCCTTGCGCGTCGGCATGCTCCTGCCGATCGCCAGTTTCGGCGGGGTGGAGAAGGTCGCCTTCGCCCTGTCGCGGGTGCTCAAGGCGGCCGGCTGCGAGGTGCATCTCTTCATCCTCGGCAAGCCGGTCTACGAACTTCATCGCGAGAACGAGGGGCTCTTCACCTCGGTCAACTTCCTCGCCTCGGACTATCCGATCTGGGGCGGCGCGCATGTCTATAGCGGGCACGAGCTTTTGATGGAGGGCGACGAGGCCGCCATCGCGCCGACGCTGATGGGCCTTCTCACCGGGCTCGACGTGATCGTGAACAATCAGGTCGCCTCGGTGAACTCGGTGCTCGGGAGCCTCCGCCGCTCCGGCGTCAAGGTGCTGAACTATCTCCATGTGCTGGACCGCACACAGCACGGGCGCGACGCCGGCCATCCTTATCTCGCGCTGGCCTTCGAGCATGTCTACGACGCGCTGCTCACCTGCTCGGAAGACATGGTGGACTGGCTCCACGCCATGGGCGTGCCGCGCGCCAAGCTGCTGCATGTGCCCAACGCCCCGAGCTACGAACTGGCCGAGGCCGACCGGCTCGCCGTTCTGACCGACCGACCGACGCGCCCGGCCGGGCCGCTGCGCGCGCTCTTCATCGGCCGGTTCGACGCGCAGAAGGGCGTCGAGCGCCTGCATGGCTGCGCCGGCGAGCTGGTGCGCCGAGGCGTCCCGGTCGACTGGCGCGTGGTCGGCCGCGACGTGCTTGACGAGGGCGCCGGCCAGTCCTGGCAGGCGCGCTTCGCCGAAATCGGCATCGCCACCATCCCGCCGCTCTACGACCCGCGCGATCTCACCCGCGCCTTCGGCTGGGCCGATGTCGTGGTCATGCCGTCCCGCTGGGAAGGCGCGCCGCTCACCATTCTGGAGGCGCAGCGCGTCGGCTGCGTGCCGCTTTCGACCGCCGTCGGCGCGGTGGGGGAGCTGGTGAGCGACGGGCAGGACGGGCTTCTCGTGCGGGCCGAAGGCGAAGGCGCCGTGGCGCTGGCCTTCGCGGACGCTCTGGCCCGGCTGGCGGGAGACCGGGCGGAACTGGCTCGCCTTCGCGACGGCGCGGCCGCCAGAGCTGCCGAGACGCGCTGGGAGCGCTCGGCCGAGGGCGTGCTGAAGCTCCTCGACGGCTGGTTCCCCAAGCGGCTCGCCAACCTGCCCAAGGGCGCGCCGCGCTTGATCCAAGTGCGCGCCAAGCCGACCGTCGTCGCCAAGCCTGCCCGCCTCGCGCCGCCGCGCCCGGCTCCGCTGGTGGCGCCGCCGGTCGTGTAG
- a CDS encoding DUF6212 domain-containing protein — translation MPLLVAPSPAPVAVASEIHPPRPVSSEPAAQPSDPLAELSSLCQALDARIRQGAAAHAQALRRLSILRRANEAGQNDFAGLERHLAHPREAAALVFCSRAEREDRRVFVSAGSEGVAQLLPAASSGLGTVELRLHAVDARPGARLHLDLVALNDHSSLSRWSLPLDRLAPGWVAFALDREPSGAPRLLELRLAVEGPEGAGVTLGGGEDMPVRRFRLRSGGAEDKAILPAAMELRLWTGSPVLPGGALPFSAAPGPLFAEAGAGLPLSPTLMVQAEHVNREDAPFEFTAVRPLPGERAVECHPLAEGLTLASLPLPPGRLVLEARAQLRVANPRSREVEFAAVLAPDAERAKLLLSGKAQPEPGEGASSWVAAGPRTPGSLSVLARSGPRAPRREPARLFLATRMARPGQADFAWARFADIALRIGT, via the coding sequence ATGCCCCTCCTTGTCGCGCCGAGCCCGGCGCCGGTGGCTGTCGCGTCCGAAATCCACCCGCCTCGCCCGGTTTCGTCGGAGCCGGCGGCACAACCCAGCGATCCGCTGGCAGAGCTTTCCAGCCTTTGCCAAGCGCTGGACGCTCGCATCCGGCAGGGCGCGGCGGCCCATGCGCAGGCGCTGCGCCGCCTGTCGATCCTGCGCCGCGCCAATGAGGCCGGGCAGAACGATTTCGCCGGGCTGGAGCGCCATCTCGCCCATCCCCGCGAGGCCGCCGCCCTCGTCTTCTGCTCCCGCGCCGAGCGGGAGGATCGCCGCGTCTTCGTGTCCGCCGGGAGCGAGGGCGTCGCCCAGCTCCTGCCGGCCGCCAGCAGCGGTCTCGGCACGGTGGAGCTGCGGCTCCACGCCGTGGACGCCCGGCCGGGCGCCCGGCTTCATCTCGATCTCGTCGCACTCAACGACCACAGCAGCCTGTCGCGCTGGAGCCTGCCGCTGGACCGGCTGGCGCCCGGCTGGGTGGCCTTCGCGCTCGACCGCGAACCCTCGGGGGCGCCGCGCCTTCTGGAACTGCGCCTTGCGGTGGAGGGGCCGGAGGGCGCGGGCGTGACGCTGGGCGGCGGCGAGGACATGCCGGTGCGCCGCTTCCGGCTGCGCTCCGGCGGCGCCGAGGACAAGGCGATCCTGCCGGCCGCCATGGAGCTGCGTCTTTGGACCGGCTCGCCCGTTCTGCCGGGCGGCGCGCTGCCCTTCTCGGCCGCGCCCGGCCCCCTCTTCGCGGAGGCGGGCGCCGGCCTGCCGCTGTCGCCGACGCTCATGGTTCAGGCCGAGCACGTGAACCGCGAGGACGCGCCGTTCGAATTCACCGCCGTGCGCCCCCTGCCGGGCGAGCGGGCGGTGGAGTGCCATCCGCTGGCCGAGGGCCTGACGCTGGCTTCGCTGCCGCTGCCGCCCGGCCGCCTGGTTCTGGAAGCGCGCGCCCAGTTGCGCGTCGCCAATCCGCGCTCGCGCGAGGTCGAATTCGCCGCCGTGCTGGCGCCCGACGCCGAGCGGGCGAAGCTGCTTCTGTCGGGAAAGGCGCAGCCCGAGCCGGGCGAAGGCGCCTCATCCTGGGTGGCGGCAGGGCCGCGCACGCCGGGTTCGCTCAGCGTTCTCGCCCGCTCCGGGCCTCGCGCGCCGCGCAGAGAGCCTGCCCGCCTCTTCCTCGCCACGCGCATGGCGCGGCCGGGCCAGGCCGATTTCGCCTGGGCGCGCTTTGCCGACATCGCGCTGCGGATCGGAACATGA
- a CDS encoding SDR family NAD(P)-dependent oxidoreductase, translating to MARFSDKVVIVTGAASGIGEGAARRFASEGAKLVLCDKEETELKRVAASLSAADVAIQVGDVSDGKACQSLVDLALDRFGRLDILVNNAGVDHLGKLDEGDFSAFTKVIESDLYGVVQMSRAAIAALRQSKGSIVNVSSVSGLGGDWNHSFYCAAKGAVTNFTRALAMDEAKAGVRVNAVNPSLTYTKLTEGMSEQPELIAAFEARIPMGRGAEPDDIAGAIAFLVSDDARFITGVNLPVDGGLTASNGQPPLT from the coding sequence ATGGCACGGTTCAGCGACAAGGTGGTCATCGTCACGGGTGCGGCGTCCGGCATCGGCGAAGGCGCCGCACGGCGTTTCGCCAGCGAGGGCGCCAAGCTCGTTCTCTGCGACAAGGAGGAGACGGAGCTCAAGCGGGTGGCGGCGAGCCTCAGTGCGGCGGATGTCGCCATCCAGGTGGGCGACGTCTCCGATGGCAAGGCGTGCCAGTCGCTGGTCGATCTCGCGCTCGATCGCTTCGGCCGGCTCGACATTCTCGTCAACAATGCCGGCGTCGATCATCTCGGCAAGCTGGACGAGGGAGACTTCTCCGCCTTCACGAAGGTGATCGAAAGCGATCTCTACGGCGTCGTGCAGATGAGCCGGGCGGCCATCGCGGCCCTGCGCCAGTCCAAGGGCTCGATCGTCAACGTCTCGTCCGTCTCGGGGCTGGGCGGCGACTGGAACCACAGCTTCTATTGCGCAGCCAAGGGCGCGGTGACGAACTTCACCCGCGCTCTAGCCATGGACGAGGCCAAGGCCGGCGTGCGGGTGAACGCGGTGAACCCCTCGCTGACCTACACCAAGCTCACCGAGGGCATGAGCGAGCAGCCCGAGCTGATCGCCGCCTTCGAGGCGCGCATTCCGATGGGGCGCGGCGCCGAGCCGGACGACATTGCCGGCGCCATCGCCTTTCTGGTGAGCGACGACGCGCGCTTTATTACGGGCGTCAACCTGCCGGTTGACGGCGGCCTCACCGCCTCCAACGGCCAGCCGCCTTTGACCTGA
- a CDS encoding polysaccharide pyruvyl transferase family protein, whose amino-acid sequence MKRLCFGRQPADTRYRYHPGLPFSEGLPRSNDASYAAINRNFYLTSNKGNMLIGEGAARIFDCDRNYSAMLSVHVLYNHYQGSDDAIGWINKNFDALVLPMANEIRPNLNHRSLVDALTEVKIPIVVLGMGMQNDLGPDMSELDPSTAELLHLLDEKAHIFGVRGFYTEAWLRSQRLKKPVAMGCPSMMLYPRNILSIKAPEGGAAGKRFMTAGYLTPQSRRGLQLARFFEGQDVSYVFQDEIFAFKSELADRRFFNDATNQLDPAALKPLMDAALGTDTPFRRYFHFDSVESWRQSYSWHDVFIGDRFHGAVAALQTGLPTAILHKDLRVKEMSEFFGIPNATMDEAHTMGLEAFMAKHLSTESIARFHQTYRERVRNFQSIAEAGGLRFVDRIEDDLLGAAPARELDLVA is encoded by the coding sequence ATGAAACGTCTCTGCTTCGGACGCCAGCCGGCCGACACGCGCTATCGCTACCATCCCGGCCTGCCCTTCTCGGAAGGCCTGCCGCGCTCCAACGACGCGAGCTACGCCGCGATCAACCGGAATTTCTATCTGACCTCCAACAAGGGCAACATGCTGATCGGCGAAGGCGCGGCGCGCATCTTCGACTGCGACCGCAACTACAGCGCCATGCTGAGCGTCCATGTCCTCTACAATCACTATCAGGGCTCGGACGACGCGATCGGCTGGATCAACAAGAACTTCGACGCGCTGGTCCTGCCCATGGCCAACGAGATCCGGCCCAATCTCAACCACCGTTCGCTGGTGGACGCGCTGACCGAGGTGAAGATTCCCATCGTCGTTCTTGGCATGGGCATGCAGAACGATCTCGGCCCCGACATGTCGGAGCTCGACCCCAGCACCGCCGAGCTGCTGCATCTCCTCGACGAGAAGGCGCATATCTTCGGCGTGCGCGGCTTCTACACCGAGGCCTGGCTGCGCAGCCAGAGGCTGAAGAAGCCGGTGGCCATGGGCTGCCCGAGCATGATGCTCTATCCCCGCAACATCCTCTCCATCAAGGCGCCGGAAGGCGGGGCGGCGGGAAAACGCTTCATGACGGCGGGCTATCTCACGCCGCAGTCGCGGCGCGGGCTGCAGCTTGCCCGCTTCTTCGAGGGGCAGGACGTGTCCTACGTCTTCCAGGACGAGATCTTCGCCTTCAAGAGCGAGCTGGCGGACCGGCGCTTCTTCAACGACGCCACCAACCAGCTCGACCCCGCCGCGCTGAAGCCGCTGATGGACGCGGCGCTCGGCACCGACACGCCCTTCCGCCGCTATTTCCACTTCGACAGCGTCGAGTCCTGGCGCCAGTCCTATAGCTGGCACGACGTCTTCATCGGCGATCGCTTCCACGGCGCCGTCGCCGCGCTGCAGACGGGCCTGCCTACTGCCATCCTGCACAAGGACCTGCGCGTGAAGGAAATGTCGGAGTTCTTCGGCATTCCCAACGCCACGATGGACGAAGCCCACACGATGGGGCTCGAGGCCTTCATGGCCAAGCATCTCTCCACCGAGAGCATCGCGCGCTTCCACCAGACCTACCGCGAGCGCGTGCGCAACTTCCAGTCCATTGCCGAGGCCGGCGGGCTGCGCTTCGTGGATCGCATCGAGGACGATCTTTTGGGCGCCGCCCCGGCACGCGAGCTGGATCTCGTCGCCTGA
- a CDS encoding DUF6212 domain-containing protein, which produces MPSRTSIPHRAASPLPPPAPPQATSTALVAAAPRSLASLLLGPIVFSCDADPAARAPAGCPVLTLLRFERGVPVILWGGAARPLLDAPALPLAILAGEPESDTPRRLVAWLGERGLAPPPVLPWEKGGEEMALRQLAALLRRDAIAADRSAERARADVRRVALMNRRLRERFTSAEEALTRRGALPFAVALANEPARSPAQTLPLGEGTGALRQILPLASTGLAAVAVHLSGVPESGAAPLLAELRTLEDGATVGRWAVPGERLSSGWAVLALARALSGQQRTLELHLSAGPEGLPVQVSLGVEQPIPDFQVQAPGLGPITPNALALQLWRGLPGAGVPEVEGHHRPAGERPARGGFRERAVAPARLLLASHANPDMVRFEFPAVEAPPGEGSVICHPPSHGFTLGILPGAVPPKAVRVSASVHVANERAQAVDFALCAAPDAERAKALFEGRARPEAGEALGAFCRVPHGETRRISAFAAGLGESAQDLFIATRMSTPGDNSYAWARFSHFSVLEQP; this is translated from the coding sequence ATGCCCAGCCGCACCTCGATTCCTCACCGCGCCGCCTCGCCGCTTCCGCCCCCCGCACCGCCGCAGGCGACCTCTACGGCCCTGGTGGCCGCCGCGCCCCGCTCGCTCGCCTCGCTCCTGTTGGGGCCGATCGTCTTCAGCTGCGACGCCGACCCGGCGGCGCGCGCGCCGGCCGGCTGCCCCGTGCTCACCCTTCTGCGCTTCGAGCGCGGCGTGCCGGTGATCCTTTGGGGCGGCGCGGCGCGCCCGCTTCTCGACGCGCCCGCCCTGCCGCTCGCCATCCTCGCCGGCGAGCCGGAGAGCGACACGCCGCGCCGGCTGGTCGCGTGGCTCGGTGAGCGCGGCCTCGCCCCGCCGCCCGTCCTCCCTTGGGAGAAGGGCGGCGAGGAGATGGCGCTGCGCCAGTTGGCCGCTCTCCTACGCCGCGATGCAATCGCCGCCGATCGCAGCGCCGAGCGGGCGCGGGCCGACGTTCGCCGCGTCGCGCTCATGAACCGGCGCCTGCGCGAGCGCTTCACCTCCGCCGAAGAGGCCCTGACGCGGCGCGGCGCCCTGCCCTTCGCCGTAGCGCTCGCCAACGAACCCGCCCGCTCCCCGGCGCAGACCCTGCCGCTTGGCGAAGGCACCGGCGCGCTGCGCCAGATCCTGCCGCTGGCGAGCACGGGCCTTGCCGCCGTCGCGGTGCATCTCAGCGGTGTGCCGGAGAGCGGCGCGGCGCCGCTTCTGGCCGAGCTGCGCACGCTGGAGGACGGGGCGACGGTCGGCCGCTGGGCCGTGCCGGGCGAGCGGCTTTCCTCCGGCTGGGCCGTGCTGGCGCTGGCCCGTGCCCTGTCCGGGCAGCAGCGCACGCTGGAACTCCATCTTTCCGCCGGGCCGGAGGGTCTGCCGGTGCAGGTCTCGCTCGGCGTCGAGCAGCCCATTCCCGATTTTCAGGTGCAGGCCCCGGGGCTCGGCCCGATCACGCCCAACGCGCTCGCGCTGCAGCTCTGGCGCGGCCTGCCCGGCGCCGGGGTGCCGGAGGTCGAAGGTCACCACCGGCCGGCCGGCGAGCGCCCGGCGCGCGGCGGGTTTCGCGAGCGCGCGGTGGCCCCGGCCCGGCTTCTTCTGGCGAGCCACGCCAACCCGGACATGGTGCGCTTCGAGTTTCCCGCCGTCGAGGCGCCGCCGGGCGAGGGCTCGGTGATCTGCCATCCGCCGAGCCACGGCTTCACGCTCGGCATCCTGCCCGGCGCGGTGCCGCCCAAGGCCGTGCGCGTTTCGGCCAGCGTGCATGTCGCCAACGAGCGGGCGCAGGCGGTGGACTTCGCGCTCTGTGCCGCCCCCGATGCGGAGCGCGCCAAGGCGCTGTTCGAGGGCCGCGCCCGGCCGGAGGCGGGCGAGGCGCTGGGCGCCTTCTGCCGCGTGCCGCATGGCGAGACCCGGCGCATCAGCGCCTTCGCGGCCGGCCTTGGCGAAAGCGCTCAGGATCTCTTCATCGCCACGCGCATGTCGACGCCCGGCGACAACAGCTACGCCTGGGCCCGCTTTTCCCATTTCAGCGTTCTGGAGCAGCCATGA
- a CDS encoding GNAT family N-acetyltransferase — MDQENEIAIRPSRDSDVEAMLAIYRRHIHRGVEAGVEDSETPEPDDLRDRRKNLKNRRMPHLVATRRGEVVGYAYVVQFRKRPAYRYAVKHSIYVHHQHLGRGLGRLLMRGLIDACAAAGFRQMIGYIDSDNAASLALHASFDFQRVGHLPAVAYRYGRWADSVMVQRSLGPGSTEPPPPLPLSTR, encoded by the coding sequence ATGGATCAGGAGAATGAGATCGCGATCCGCCCCTCGCGCGATTCCGACGTGGAGGCCATGCTGGCGATCTATCGCCGGCATATCCATCGCGGGGTCGAGGCCGGGGTGGAGGACAGCGAGACGCCGGAACCCGACGATCTGCGGGACCGGCGCAAGAACCTCAAGAACCGCCGCATGCCCCACCTCGTCGCGACCCGTCGCGGCGAGGTGGTGGGCTATGCCTATGTCGTGCAGTTCCGCAAGCGGCCGGCCTATCGCTACGCCGTGAAGCATTCGATCTACGTGCATCACCAGCATCTCGGCCGAGGCCTCGGCCGGCTCCTGATGCGCGGGCTGATCGATGCCTGCGCGGCGGCCGGCTTCCGGCAGATGATCGGCTATATCGACTCGGACAACGCCGCCTCGCTGGCGCTTCACGCGAGCTTCGACTTCCAGCGCGTCGGCCACCTGCCGGCGGTGGCCTACCGCTACGGCCGCTGGGCCGACAGCGTCATGGTCCAGCGCTCGCTCGGCCCAGGCTCCACCGAGCCGCCTCCGCCCCTGCCGCTTTCGACGCGCTGA
- a CDS encoding SGNH/GDSL hydrolase family protein: MRPLRVTVIGGSNTVMEPGYLGQSLRAAALRGVEIGEVENLAIGGTTSACGLYRLKTAAQLEESDVLLIEFALNDAFIYGDERRPTRHWARLYEGLLRHALARNPKLKIVSLVFGARSGSFLQSVPAIDAGIHYLSAWYGTSVVDVSRELLRRHGREVVEHPGFYADQGHYARPLATAMVAEIVADALVEAAHAPPRAGALPEPIDPSEFGAAGVVEAADLAALAGTQLRRFENRRFGFDGFDAEAHEIHFRLAGGQLLGLLYVAEAATGTLEIERNGAVRQAALAKGGVTAGRFRFLAALLPADFLYGTALVSGQPDGGTYRLRLAAAPDPALLHVPKDSLAGPPPSGAATLPILGLLHSGTLSDLAVRPRAELAAPSRSQSPLASQSVAA; this comes from the coding sequence ATGCGCCCGCTCCGCGTCACGGTGATCGGCGGCTCCAACACGGTGATGGAGCCGGGCTATCTCGGCCAATCCCTTCGCGCCGCCGCGCTCCGTGGCGTGGAGATCGGCGAGGTCGAGAACCTCGCCATCGGCGGCACCACCAGCGCCTGCGGCCTCTACCGCCTGAAGACGGCGGCGCAGCTGGAGGAGAGCGACGTTCTCCTGATCGAGTTCGCGCTCAACGACGCCTTCATCTATGGCGACGAGCGGCGCCCGACCCGGCATTGGGCGCGGCTCTACGAGGGGCTGCTGCGCCATGCGCTGGCGCGCAATCCGAAGCTCAAGATCGTCTCTCTCGTCTTCGGCGCGCGCTCAGGCAGCTTCCTCCAGTCGGTGCCGGCGATCGACGCCGGCATCCACTACCTCTCCGCCTGGTATGGCACCTCGGTGGTGGATGTCAGCCGCGAGCTGCTGCGCCGACATGGGCGCGAGGTGGTGGAGCATCCCGGCTTCTATGCCGACCAGGGCCATTACGCCCGCCCGCTCGCCACCGCCATGGTGGCCGAGATCGTGGCCGACGCCCTGGTGGAGGCCGCCCATGCCCCGCCCCGCGCCGGCGCCCTGCCGGAGCCGATCGACCCGTCCGAGTTCGGCGCGGCCGGCGTGGTGGAGGCCGCCGATCTGGCGGCGCTGGCCGGAACGCAACTGCGCCGTTTCGAGAACCGGCGCTTCGGCTTCGACGGGTTCGACGCCGAGGCGCACGAGATCCACTTCCGCCTCGCCGGCGGGCAGCTGCTCGGCCTTCTCTATGTCGCGGAAGCCGCCACCGGCACGCTGGAAATCGAAAGAAACGGCGCCGTCCGCCAGGCAGCGCTCGCCAAGGGCGGCGTCACGGCCGGGCGCTTCCGCTTTCTCGCCGCCCTGCTGCCGGCGGATTTCCTTTATGGCACGGCGCTGGTCTCCGGCCAGCCGGACGGCGGAACCTATCGCCTGAGGCTGGCCGCCGCGCCCGACCCCGCGCTTCTCCATGTGCCCAAGGACAGTCTCGCTGGCCCGCCACCGTCCGGTGCCGCCACGCTGCCGATCCTCGGCCTCCTCCATTCCGGCACGTTGAGCGATCTCGCCGTTCGCCCGCGCGCCGAGCTTGCCGCTCCCAGCCGCTCCCAATCCCCCCTCGCTTCCCAATCCGTTGCCGCCTGA